Part of the Balneolaceae bacterium genome is shown below.
TTCAGGAATTGAAGCAAAATTCATCAAAGTGGATCAAATCAAAAGGGGAGAAATACAAGGATTTTTATTGGCAGGAAGGATATGGAATTTTCTCCGTATCACCGAAAAATGTAGATAAGGTGAGTGATTATATTCGAGATCAGGAATCGCATCACAAACATCTTTCATTCAAAGATGAGTTCAGGATGTTTTTGGACAAATATGGGATGGATTATGATGAACGTTATGTGTGGGACTAAAATTAAAGGGCTGGCTTACGCCCTTTCAGGGCTGATGGGATCTGGTCTGCCATTATTCCATAGCGCTTCGCACTATGCTGTTGATCTTGCTCCGTTGGAGCAATGTTCGAGCAAATTAATGGGACTGGATTTCTGAAAATTGTAAGGAATAGAGAGATATCGGTTCATACAAATAAGAGGCAAACAAAACAGTTAATAGTGTCACTAATGTATGAAGAACATTTCAACACAATTAATGATGGAATCAAAGCAGAAAAGAAAGTTCCGAAGGAACG
Proteins encoded:
- the tnpA gene encoding IS200/IS605 family transposase, translated to MPQSLSKVYTHIIFSTKHRVKLIDKQIEPHLYNYLGGICKNFECNPVQIGGHKNHVHLLCLLSRKISQMKLVQELKQNSSKWIKSKGEKYKDFYWQEGYGIFSVSPKNVDKVSDYIRDQESHHKHLSFKDEFRMFLDKYGMDYDERYVWD